From Sulfurovum zhangzhouensis, one genomic window encodes:
- a CDS encoding DUF3050 domain-containing protein — MVQTIQSDIIDTLKSELNEHPVYKAVESIEDLRCFMEHHAYSVWDFMSLVKYLQAVIAPSRSPWVPPSEPDLCRFINELVLEEESDEMPDGKSFLSHYEIYLLAMEEVGADTSKIRTFVDTVRAKGIEEALRLPDIPEASRAFTTTTFSFINENEPHKAAAALALGREHIIPVMFKGILKNMRINKKQAPIFHYYLERHIHLDEGFHGPLSLRLLNKLCEENAQRLEEAVDAAQSAVTARIAFWDGVLTEIHKHKTFLIH, encoded by the coding sequence ATGGTACAAACGATACAAAGTGATATCATAGATACATTGAAGTCAGAGCTCAATGAACACCCGGTCTATAAAGCAGTAGAGAGCATAGAAGATCTAAGATGTTTTATGGAGCATCATGCATATTCCGTGTGGGATTTTATGTCACTGGTGAAGTACCTGCAAGCTGTGATCGCTCCTAGCCGCTCTCCATGGGTACCGCCTAGTGAGCCTGATCTGTGCCGTTTTATCAATGAACTTGTTTTGGAAGAAGAGTCAGACGAGATGCCTGATGGCAAAAGTTTTTTGAGCCATTATGAGATCTATCTGCTTGCGATGGAAGAGGTGGGTGCAGATACCTCTAAGATCAGAACATTTGTAGATACGGTAAGAGCTAAAGGGATAGAAGAAGCTTTGCGTTTGCCTGATATCCCTGAAGCCAGCAGAGCATTTACCACGACAACGTTTAGTTTTATCAATGAAAATGAACCTCACAAGGCTGCTGCTGCTTTGGCTTTGGGTAGAGAACACATCATCCCTGTCATGTTCAAAGGGATATTGAAAAATATGCGTATCAACAAAAAACAGGCACCGATATTCCACTATTATTTGGAAAGACATATCCACTTGGATGAAGGGTTCCACGGCCCTCTTTCTCTAAGGCTCTTAAATAAACTGTGTGAAGAGAATGCACAAAGGCTTGAAGAGGCAGTGGATGCAGCCCAGTCGGCTGTTACTGCAAGGATCGCATTTTGGGATGGTGTGTTAACAGAGATACACAAGC
- the lpxD gene encoding UDP-3-O-(3-hydroxymyristoyl)glucosamine N-acyltransferase has product MIYKLSQIAQNIGIEYHGKDLEIEGLHTLSEATPSQISFFNDKKYASQLPHTKAGAVLIQKEHAGLLPETTIALITDEPYLKLALASKFFAHKMKTKTEAPTMGEGCDIDESAKFGEHVTLGNNVTIMAGCYIGDNVTIGSHTLIHPNVTLYHHTKIGQECIIHSGTVIGSDGYGFAHTRMGEHIKIYQNGNAIIEDDVEIGANCTIDRAVFGSTVIRKGSKLDNLIQIGHNCDVGEYSLLAGQSGLAGSTTTGRNVVWGGQSGSAGHLHVGDFSTIAAKSAVTKSLAGGKTYAGFPAIDHKLWLKMQAKISGLLKRK; this is encoded by the coding sequence ATGATATATAAACTCTCCCAGATTGCACAGAACATAGGAATCGAATATCACGGCAAAGATCTTGAAATTGAAGGTCTCCATACATTGAGTGAAGCGACACCTTCTCAAATAAGCTTTTTCAATGACAAAAAATATGCGTCGCAACTTCCCCATACAAAGGCCGGAGCTGTATTGATCCAGAAAGAACATGCCGGATTGCTACCTGAAACAACAATTGCATTGATCACGGATGAACCTTATTTGAAGTTGGCATTGGCCTCAAAGTTCTTTGCTCATAAAATGAAGACAAAAACTGAAGCTCCCACAATGGGTGAAGGCTGTGATATTGATGAGAGTGCAAAGTTTGGAGAGCATGTAACGCTTGGTAATAATGTGACAATTATGGCAGGTTGCTATATCGGTGATAATGTAACGATCGGGTCTCATACCCTTATCCACCCAAATGTAACACTCTATCACCATACAAAAATTGGACAAGAGTGTATCATACATAGTGGGACGGTCATCGGTAGTGATGGATATGGTTTTGCACATACAAGAATGGGAGAACATATTAAGATCTATCAAAACGGAAATGCGATCATTGAGGATGATGTAGAGATAGGAGCAAATTGTACAATAGACAGAGCAGTTTTTGGATCTACAGTGATAAGAAAAGGTTCAAAACTTGATAATCTCATCCAGATAGGACATAATTGTGATGTAGGTGAGTACTCACTTTTAGCTGGACAATCAGGTCTTGCAGGTTCAACTACGACGGGACGAAATGTAGTATGGGGAGGTCAAAGTGGAAGTGCAGGTCATCTTCATGTCGGTGATTTTTCAACAATTGCAGCAAAAAGCGCTGTTACTAAATCTCTTGCAGGTGGAAAGACCTATGCCGGCTTTCCTGCTATTGATCATAAATTATGGCTCAAAATGCAGGCAAAAATCTCTGGACTTTTAAAACGTAAGTAG
- the ilvA gene encoding threonine ammonia-lyase, which produces MLDLKEIEKAYERVSGVVHRTPFSHAPILSQKSGYEVHLKKENLQRTGAFKLRGAFNKIASLMESGDITGVVAASAGNHAQGVAYTAHHFGIAATIVMPESTPLTKILGVKEFGATVILHGANYDEAYAHATEYAEEKGLSFVHPFADEEVMAGQGTITLEMFEDVKDLDAIVVPVGGGGLISGIAVAAKALNPDIKIIGVSAEGAPAMKKSYDAQTPIDTTSVRTIADGIAVRDTSPVTLEYILKYVDVFETVCEDEIAAAILFLLEKQKVLVEGAGAVGVAALMHGKLKLPQNAKVGVVLSGGNIDVTMLSLIIEKGLVKSSRKMKLSVLMVDKPGSLMHFTELLTKVGANIVQIGYDRTSIDLEFGDATVSVHLETKGIEHQEQIRDVLREGGFSFKEEY; this is translated from the coding sequence ATGTTAGACTTAAAAGAGATAGAAAAAGCGTATGAAAGAGTATCTGGTGTAGTGCATCGTACACCTTTTAGTCATGCGCCCATACTTAGCCAAAAAAGCGGTTATGAAGTACACCTTAAAAAAGAGAATCTCCAACGTACCGGAGCTTTTAAACTCAGAGGAGCATTTAACAAGATCGCATCTTTGATGGAATCCGGAGATATCACAGGTGTGGTGGCTGCCAGTGCAGGGAATCATGCGCAGGGTGTTGCTTATACGGCTCACCATTTTGGAATTGCTGCAACGATAGTAATGCCTGAATCTACACCATTAACCAAAATACTGGGTGTTAAAGAGTTTGGTGCTACTGTCATTTTACATGGTGCGAATTATGATGAGGCCTATGCGCATGCGACTGAATATGCCGAAGAAAAAGGCCTAAGTTTTGTACATCCTTTTGCTGATGAGGAAGTAATGGCAGGTCAAGGTACGATCACACTGGAGATGTTTGAAGATGTGAAAGACCTTGATGCTATCGTCGTGCCAGTAGGTGGCGGTGGACTGATTAGCGGTATTGCTGTCGCTGCCAAAGCACTCAACCCTGATATCAAGATCATCGGTGTCTCTGCGGAGGGTGCACCTGCGATGAAAAAATCCTATGATGCACAAACACCGATCGATACAACCAGTGTACGGACAATTGCAGATGGAATTGCAGTGCGTGATACTTCTCCTGTAACGTTGGAATATATTTTGAAGTATGTGGATGTGTTTGAAACGGTATGTGAGGATGAGATCGCTGCAGCAATTCTTTTCTTGCTGGAAAAGCAGAAAGTACTGGTAGAAGGTGCAGGAGCAGTGGGTGTGGCTGCATTGATGCATGGCAAACTGAAACTGCCTCAAAATGCTAAAGTAGGAGTGGTGCTCAGTGGAGGGAATATCGATGTTACAATGCTTTCTCTCATTATCGAAAAAGGTCTGGTGAAGAGCAGTAGAAAAATGAAACTTTCTGTATTGATGGTCGATAAACCGGGTTCATTGATGCACTTTACCGAGCTTTTGACTAAAGTCGGTGCGAATATTGTCCAGATTGGCTATGACAGAACCTCTATTGACCTTGAATTTGGCGATGCGACTGTTTCTGTACATCTTGAGACAAAAGGTATAGAGCACCAGGAACAGATACGTGATGTACTTAGAGAGGGCGGATTCAGCTTTAAAGAAGAGTATTAA
- a CDS encoding PAS domain-containing protein, which produces MGRTIKNTITGKEITKPDPINEEVPFDGGVMITETDPAGIITYANRKFRELTGYTKDELIGAPHNINRHPDMPKAAFKGMWETIKQGNYWEGYVKNMTSEGKYYLVVVWIKPKFDEEGNIIGYIAGRKIPDPDMMQRALDQYKVMKNDE; this is translated from the coding sequence ATGGGTCGAACTATTAAAAATACAATAACAGGTAAAGAGATCACTAAACCTGATCCTATCAATGAGGAAGTACCATTTGACGGTGGTGTGATGATCACCGAGACAGATCCTGCCGGGATTATCACTTATGCAAACCGTAAATTTAGAGAATTAACAGGCTATACAAAAGATGAACTGATCGGTGCTCCGCACAATATCAATAGACACCCCGACATGCCGAAAGCCGCATTCAAAGGAATGTGGGAAACGATCAAGCAAGGGAATTACTGGGAAGGTTATGTAAAAAATATGACAAGTGAGGGGAAATACTACCTTGTTGTGGTTTGGATCAAACCTAAGTTTGATGAAGAAGGCAATATTATCGGCTATATCGCAGGAAGAAAGATACCTGATCCTGACATGATGCAAAGAGCATTAGACCAATACAAAGTAATGAAAAACGATGAATAG
- a CDS encoding Ppx/GppA phosphatase family protein has product MIAIDLGSNTLRVIQLDCEISQYIAEYEKIVKTADGLAATGIVSDAAVERIIAGLMEAKTKIDFEKHPLKAVTTEAIRKAKNAQAVLEKIKKETGVEFEIISGDEEARLTLLAVKHRLSQLHYASRNFVVVDIGGGSTELIFHYEDEVIARSFPIGIVTVAQTYETLENIQKELPDAMFGIEKFCAEVFATKGHISSLVATAGTPTSVAAMKLGQNYATYDASKINGTTLTAGELDFYLEKLLAMPLEKREETCGTGRSDLIAAGILIFKHLFKILECDKCIVVDDGLREGVALEGCKDF; this is encoded by the coding sequence TTGATCGCTATAGATTTAGGCTCGAATACATTAAGAGTGATACAGCTTGACTGTGAGATATCACAGTATATAGCTGAGTATGAAAAGATCGTTAAAACTGCTGATGGATTGGCAGCTACCGGTATAGTGAGTGATGCTGCTGTTGAGAGAATAATTGCTGGACTAATGGAAGCTAAAACGAAGATCGACTTTGAGAAACATCCGCTTAAAGCAGTTACTACTGAAGCGATACGTAAAGCCAAGAATGCCCAAGCAGTACTTGAAAAGATCAAAAAAGAGACAGGTGTTGAGTTTGAGATTATTAGTGGTGATGAAGAAGCACGACTTACCCTTCTTGCGGTGAAGCATAGACTTTCACAGTTGCATTATGCTTCACGGAACTTCGTGGTAGTTGACATAGGTGGAGGTTCTACAGAGCTTATTTTTCATTATGAGGATGAGGTGATAGCTCGAAGTTTTCCTATCGGTATCGTGACTGTAGCACAGACCTATGAAACACTTGAGAATATCCAAAAAGAACTGCCTGATGCTATGTTCGGTATAGAAAAGTTCTGCGCAGAAGTATTTGCAACTAAAGGGCATATCAGCTCTTTGGTTGCAACTGCAGGTACACCTACCAGTGTTGCAGCAATGAAACTGGGACAGAACTATGCTACTTATGATGCAAGCAAGATCAACGGTACGACACTCACTGCAGGTGAACTTGATTTTTATCTGGAAAAACTTTTGGCTATGCCTTTGGAGAAGCGTGAAGAGACATGCGGAACAGGTCGCTCTGACCTTATAGCTGCAGGTATCTTGATCTTTAAGCATCTCTTTAAAATCCTGGAATGTGACAAGTGTATCGTAGTAGATGATGGATTACGTGAAGGTGTAGCGTTAGAAGGGTGTAAAGATTTTTAA
- the ilvN gene encoding acetolactate synthase small subunit — protein MSIDNERRVISVIVMNESSVLARVTSLFAARGYNISSLTVAPIPNSEMSHITIETQGSSRVMEQITKQLHKLIPVYKVIEHEEMVEKEMVLVKFPIAENLSDISALCSAYNGGIVNVGTEMVIAMVADEPSRVKHFIEATERYNPIEVVRGGVVAIER, from the coding sequence ATGAGTATAGATAATGAAAGACGTGTAATCTCAGTTATCGTAATGAACGAAAGTTCGGTACTTGCGCGTGTAACTTCACTCTTTGCAGCACGTGGGTATAACATCTCATCATTAACTGTTGCTCCTATACCGAACAGTGAAATGTCACATATCACTATTGAAACACAGGGAAGTTCAAGAGTGATGGAACAGATCACCAAGCAGCTTCATAAACTCATCCCTGTTTACAAAGTGATCGAACATGAAGAGATGGTTGAAAAAGAGATGGTACTTGTCAAGTTCCCTATTGCAGAAAACCTGAGTGATATTTCGGCACTTTGCAGTGCTTATAATGGCGGTATCGTTAATGTCGGAACGGAAATGGTGATCGCAATGGTGGCAGATGAGCCATCCCGTGTTAAACACTTTATTGAGGCAACCGAGCGTTATAATCCGATTGAGGTGGTGCGTGGCGGCGTAGTTGCCATTGAGCGTTAA
- the metH gene encoding methionine synthase translates to MSTVETIKSILNERILIIDGAMGTQIQDLDIPEEAWIDDKGNVQEGCNELLIDTAPDLIKRIHKRYAMAGADMIKTNTFGTMPWVLDEYGMGERAYELSKKGAALVKEICNEYSTEAQPRFVLGSIGPGTKLPSLGHIHYDEMYTGYKEVALGLIDGGCDVFLLETCQDPLQIKAALHGCEAANEERGVKLPIMVSVTIELSGTMLIGTDATTIVTILEPFDILSLGFNCGTGPDQVKKHLKTLSELCNFPISVHSNAGLPQNRGGYTYYPMGPDEFTEKQLEFTEFDGVSFLGGCCGTTPQHIQALSKAVQGRRPKAASGSINPSIASLFNTTELFQEPAPLLIGERSNATGSKAFRELIIAGDYEGTLTVGQAQVRDGAHCLDVNVEFAGRDGAADMAEVMKLYNQKIPIPLMLDATKVPTMEEGLKCIGGKPIINSVNLEDGEEKLDAICQLAKKYGAALVCLTIDEKGMAKTTEDKLRIAERLYDLCVNRHGINPSDLIFDMLTFTVGSGDLEYRDAAIQTLEAIRELHKRHPEVGSTLGLSNISFGLSANARVFLNSVFLHHCIQAGMTSVIINVKHIVPLAKMSEEDREVCEELLFRPDDQSLFKFIEHFSDKSVDAGTNDEAYEAMSSEEKIAHLLMEGDKERMLPLVEEVRHDIHPDTIVNEILIDAMKVVGELFGSGQMQLPFVLQSAETMKTTVDYLNPYLTKQEKETDTTLVIGTVKGDVHDVGKNLVDIILSNNGFKVINVGIKTELQEYLDVMKEQKIQAIGMSGLLVKSTGVMKENLEAMAAQGIDIPVLLGGAALTRGFVDDFCRPVYKGPIFYCRDAFDGVVAMSRIEKYNDDPSVGLDTRLAGDMVERVEKVLKEVVIPPFEEITMPERVEIPTPPFWGRRVLTKKDLDIDMIYEWVNTRSVFKMHWGYKSKGMGKEEYQKLLDDTVIPAFERLKREFKEKDLFDPTIIYGYYPCRSNDQELLIFDESEGWNVDANANREPLYEAVGRAVTQFSFPRQGRQPHRALSDFFAHDRHDVIALSCVSAGAKFSAYEKELYDAGKYLEYNLVHGLSVELAEALAEVVHKQIRMDLGILKEDEGATLRDVRMNRYQGARYSFGYPACPDLEQSRQLFDLLKPEEYGIELSETFQIVPEQSTTALIVHHPKATYYSI, encoded by the coding sequence TTGTCTACTGTTGAAACGATAAAGTCAATTTTAAATGAACGCATTTTAATCATAGATGGTGCGATGGGTACACAGATACAGGATCTTGATATTCCTGAAGAAGCATGGATCGATGATAAAGGTAATGTTCAGGAAGGGTGTAATGAGCTGCTCATCGATACAGCACCCGATCTGATTAAACGTATTCATAAGCGTTATGCAATGGCCGGTGCAGATATGATCAAGACCAACACTTTTGGTACGATGCCATGGGTATTGGATGAGTATGGCATGGGAGAGCGTGCTTATGAGCTCTCTAAAAAAGGTGCTGCGCTCGTTAAAGAAATTTGTAATGAGTATAGTACGGAAGCCCAACCGCGGTTTGTACTCGGTTCTATAGGTCCGGGTACAAAACTTCCTTCACTCGGGCATATTCATTACGATGAGATGTATACGGGGTATAAAGAGGTAGCACTGGGATTGATCGATGGGGGATGTGATGTCTTCCTGCTGGAAACCTGTCAGGATCCACTTCAGATCAAAGCTGCACTGCACGGATGTGAAGCTGCAAATGAAGAAAGAGGCGTGAAACTTCCGATCATGGTCTCTGTGACCATCGAGCTAAGCGGTACGATGCTGATCGGTACGGATGCGACAACAATCGTAACGATTCTTGAGCCTTTTGATATCCTTTCACTAGGATTTAACTGTGGTACGGGACCTGATCAGGTAAAAAAACACCTTAAAACACTCAGTGAACTTTGTAACTTTCCGATCTCAGTACACTCCAATGCAGGATTGCCGCAAAACAGAGGAGGCTATACCTATTATCCTATGGGTCCTGATGAGTTTACAGAAAAACAACTGGAGTTTACCGAGTTTGACGGTGTCAGTTTCCTGGGTGGTTGTTGTGGTACGACACCGCAGCATATTCAAGCACTTAGCAAAGCAGTGCAGGGTAGAAGGCCAAAAGCAGCCAGCGGATCTATCAACCCCTCTATTGCATCACTTTTCAATACAACAGAACTTTTCCAGGAACCTGCGCCTTTGCTTATCGGTGAAAGAAGTAATGCTACAGGTTCAAAAGCATTTAGAGAACTGATCATTGCCGGTGATTATGAAGGTACGCTTACCGTAGGTCAGGCTCAGGTGCGTGACGGGGCACATTGTTTGGATGTGAATGTCGAATTTGCAGGGCGTGACGGAGCGGCAGATATGGCTGAAGTAATGAAGCTGTATAACCAAAAGATACCGATCCCATTGATGCTGGATGCAACTAAAGTGCCGACAATGGAAGAAGGGCTTAAATGTATCGGTGGTAAACCGATCATCAACTCAGTCAACCTGGAAGACGGTGAAGAGAAACTCGATGCGATCTGTCAGTTAGCTAAAAAATATGGTGCTGCACTGGTATGTCTGACAATTGATGAGAAAGGGATGGCAAAGACAACGGAGGACAAGCTCCGTATAGCTGAAAGACTCTATGATCTTTGTGTGAACCGCCATGGTATCAATCCAAGTGATCTAATCTTTGATATGCTTACCTTTACGGTAGGATCCGGTGACCTTGAGTACCGTGATGCTGCGATACAGACACTTGAAGCAATCCGCGAACTGCATAAACGACACCCAGAAGTAGGGTCTACATTGGGGCTATCAAACATTTCTTTTGGTCTAAGTGCCAATGCACGTGTTTTTCTAAACTCGGTTTTTCTACACCACTGTATACAGGCAGGGATGACTTCTGTGATCATTAACGTGAAGCATATCGTACCGCTTGCGAAGATGAGTGAAGAGGACAGGGAAGTATGTGAAGAACTTCTTTTCCGTCCTGATGATCAATCACTCTTTAAGTTTATCGAACATTTCTCTGATAAGAGTGTAGATGCCGGCACAAATGATGAAGCATATGAAGCGATGAGTTCTGAAGAAAAGATCGCACACCTGTTGATGGAAGGTGACAAAGAGCGTATGCTGCCACTGGTCGAAGAGGTACGCCATGATATACATCCTGACACGATTGTCAATGAGATACTCATTGATGCGATGAAGGTTGTGGGTGAGCTTTTTGGAAGCGGTCAAATGCAGCTGCCATTTGTTCTTCAAAGTGCAGAGACAATGAAAACAACGGTAGATTACCTCAATCCGTATCTTACAAAACAGGAAAAAGAGACTGATACGACACTGGTGATAGGTACAGTGAAAGGGGATGTGCATGATGTGGGTAAAAACCTGGTGGATATCATCCTTAGCAACAATGGCTTTAAGGTCATCAATGTAGGTATCAAAACCGAGTTGCAAGAATATCTTGATGTGATGAAAGAGCAAAAGATTCAGGCGATCGGGATGAGTGGACTGCTGGTGAAATCAACGGGTGTAATGAAAGAGAATCTTGAAGCGATGGCTGCGCAGGGTATCGATATCCCGGTACTTTTGGGTGGTGCTGCATTGACACGCGGGTTTGTCGATGACTTCTGCCGTCCGGTTTATAAAGGACCTATCTTCTACTGTCGTGATGCCTTTGACGGTGTTGTTGCGATGAGCCGTATCGAAAAGTATAATGATGATCCAAGTGTGGGACTAGATACAAGACTTGCGGGAGATATGGTTGAACGTGTGGAAAAAGTGCTCAAAGAGGTTGTGATCCCGCCGTTCGAAGAGATCACAATGCCTGAACGTGTAGAGATTCCGACACCTCCTTTCTGGGGAAGACGTGTACTCACAAAAAAAGACCTTGATATCGATATGATCTATGAGTGGGTCAATACACGATCGGTCTTCAAGATGCATTGGGGATATAAATCCAAAGGTATGGGTAAAGAGGAGTATCAAAAACTTCTTGATGATACAGTTATCCCAGCCTTTGAAAGACTTAAACGTGAGTTTAAAGAGAAAGACCTCTTTGATCCAACGATCATCTATGGTTACTACCCTTGTAGAAGCAATGATCAGGAGTTGCTGATCTTTGATGAGAGCGAGGGATGGAATGTCGATGCCAATGCCAATCGCGAACCACTGTATGAAGCGGTAGGTAGAGCTGTCACTCAGTTTAGTTTCCCAAGACAAGGCAGACAGCCTCACCGCGCACTCAGTGACTTCTTCGCACATGACAGACATGATGTGATCGCTTTAAGCTGTGTGAGTGCCGGAGCGAAGTTTAGTGCGTATGAAAAAGAGCTCTATGATGCAGGCAAGTATCTCGAATATAATCTTGTACATGGACTCTCTGTAGAACTTGCAGAAGCACTTGCAGAGGTAGTCCATAAGCAGATTCGAATGGACCTGGGTATCCTAAAAGAGGATGAAGGTGCAACACTGAGAGATGTACGTATGAATCGTTATCAAGGAGCACGTTACTCATTCGGATATCCGGCATGTCCTGATCTAGAACAGAGCCGTCAGCTCTTTGATCTGTTGAAACCTGAAGAGTATGGGATAGAACTGAGTGAAACGTTCCAGATCGTTCCTGAACAGAGTACTACTGCACTGATAGTGCACCATCCAAAAGCAACCTATTATTCGATATAA
- a CDS encoding acetolactate synthase large subunit, translating into MQMSGAQMVCEAIIAEGVKTVFGYPGGAIMHVYDEIYKQNGFEHILTRHEQAAVHAADGYARATGEVGVAMVTSGPGFTNAVTGLATAYMDSIPMVVISGQVPLSLIGTDGFQEIDAVGISRPCTKHNFLVRNLEELPRIIKEAFYLARSGRPGPVLVDVPKDITVDIGEFVYPTEVNIPTYKPTYKGNKRQIEKAAEAIKKSKKPLLYVGGGAVLSDAYILVRELAEKTQIPVVETLMARGVMGAGNPLLLGMLGMHGNYSSNMAMSETDLVISLGARFDDRVTGKLSEFAKYADVIHVDIDPANIAKLVDVDYPIVGDVKQVLEDLIPLLEDVNTDRYQAWREILKRYDELHPQSFVDSDTEIKPQWVIERIGELVGEQAIITSDVGQHQMWAAQHYPFDRPRQWINSGGLGTMGFGFPAAIGAKVAVPEKTVINITGDGSILMNMQELVTAAEYKTPVINIILNNQFLGMVRQWQSFFYEKRFSETDLTFQPNFKMLAEACGGIGYDVTTKEEFDAALKDAIEKDQVCFMNVAISRFENVLPMVPAGGALFNMMLPQKSEDDKGEK; encoded by the coding sequence ATGCAGATGAGTGGTGCACAGATGGTGTGTGAGGCGATCATCGCTGAGGGTGTAAAGACCGTTTTTGGTTACCCCGGCGGTGCGATCATGCACGTGTATGATGAGATATATAAGCAAAACGGGTTTGAACATATTTTGACCCGTCACGAGCAAGCAGCCGTACATGCGGCTGATGGGTATGCCAGAGCAACAGGTGAGGTTGGTGTTGCAATGGTAACCAGCGGACCGGGATTTACTAATGCAGTGACAGGATTGGCTACAGCATATATGGATTCTATCCCAATGGTCGTTATCTCAGGACAAGTGCCACTCTCTCTGATCGGTACGGATGGATTTCAGGAGATTGATGCGGTAGGTATATCAAGACCTTGTACAAAGCACAATTTCTTAGTACGTAATCTTGAAGAGCTCCCTCGTATTATCAAAGAGGCATTTTACCTGGCTAGAAGCGGAAGACCGGGACCGGTACTGGTAGATGTTCCAAAAGATATTACAGTAGATATCGGTGAATTTGTCTATCCTACAGAGGTAAATATTCCTACATATAAGCCTACGTATAAAGGGAACAAACGCCAGATCGAAAAGGCTGCTGAAGCGATCAAGAAGTCGAAAAAACCTTTGCTTTATGTCGGTGGAGGGGCGGTTCTTTCTGATGCTTATATCCTTGTAAGAGAATTGGCTGAGAAGACTCAGATCCCTGTTGTTGAAACATTGATGGCAAGAGGTGTAATGGGTGCGGGTAATCCGTTACTTCTTGGAATGCTTGGAATGCATGGAAACTATTCATCCAATATGGCGATGAGTGAGACTGACCTGGTTATCTCTTTGGGTGCAAGATTTGATGACAGAGTTACGGGTAAACTCTCAGAGTTTGCAAAATACGCAGATGTTATTCATGTTGATATCGACCCGGCAAATATTGCAAAATTGGTAGATGTTGATTACCCTATCGTTGGAGATGTTAAACAGGTTTTAGAGGATCTTATCCCGTTACTTGAAGATGTTAATACAGACCGTTACCAGGCGTGGAGAGAGATACTTAAACGTTATGATGAGCTTCACCCTCAATCTTTTGTGGACAGTGATACAGAGATCAAACCTCAGTGGGTTATAGAGCGTATCGGCGAACTGGTTGGTGAACAGGCGATCATCACTTCAGATGTTGGTCAGCACCAAATGTGGGCTGCACAGCACTACCCGTTTGACAGACCGCGTCAATGGATCAACTCCGGTGGTCTTGGAACGATGGGATTTGGTTTCCCTGCAGCGATCGGTGCAAAAGTAGCAGTACCTGAAAAGACTGTAATTAACATTACAGGAGACGGATCGATCTTGATGAATATGCAGGAGCTTGTTACTGCAGCTGAGTACAAGACTCCGGTTATCAATATTATCCTTAACAACCAGTTCCTTGGAATGGTACGTCAGTGGCAGAGTTTCTTCTATGAGAAACGTTTCTCTGAAACTGATCTTACTTTTCAACCGAACTTTAAGATGTTGGCTGAAGCATGTGGCGGTATCGGATATGATGTTACGACTAAAGAAGAATTTGATGCTGCACTGAAAGATGCGATTGAAAAAGATCAAGTATGTTTCATGAACGTTGCGATCAGTCGTTTTGAGAACGTACTTCCAATGGTACCGGCAGGTGGTGCACTCTTTAATATGATGTTACCACAGAAGAGCGAAGACGATAAAGGAGAGAAGTAA
- a CDS encoding CoA-binding protein — MECEFPTVNSNREEMKEIFENTKTIAILGLSPDASKASNMVARYLQNAGYKIVPVYPKEDEILGEKVYRSLAEIPFEIDMVDIFRKPDAFEAIADACIKRGDVKVFWGQLGLVNNAAAQKAKDAGMKVVQNYCTKIEHMMLTIDEIAY, encoded by the coding sequence ATGGAGTGTGAGTTTCCAACAGTCAATAGTAATAGAGAAGAGATGAAAGAAATTTTTGAAAATACAAAGACGATTGCTATCCTTGGACTCTCTCCTGATGCAAGCAAAGCAAGCAATATGGTAGCCAGATATCTTCAAAATGCCGGATATAAGATCGTACCTGTATATCCCAAAGAAGACGAAATCTTAGGCGAAAAAGTTTACCGTTCACTTGCCGAAATCCCTTTTGAGATCGATATGGTTGACATCTTCAGAAAACCTGATGCATTTGAAGCGATTGCAGATGCCTGTATCAAACGCGGTGATGTAAAGGTCTTTTGGGGACAACTCGGACTTGTTAACAATGCTGCTGCCCAAAAAGCAAAAGATGCAGGAATGAAAGTAGTACAAAACTACTGTACCAAAATAGAGCATATGATGTTAACAATAGATGAAATAGCTTATTAA